Proteins encoded in a region of the Colius striatus isolate bColStr4 chromosome 18, bColStr4.1.hap1, whole genome shotgun sequence genome:
- the RGS9 gene encoding regulator of G-protein signaling 9 isoform X3, with product MTVTRLDQGQRHRPRMAFLKKIEALMMEMQNPDTGIKTQTQKVMITNIPHAVTGNDILQWILQRLQITEEEALHLGDLFVKYGYIYPLQEPKNLTLKTDGSLYRFQTPYFWPAQGWPADDTDYAIYLAKKNIKRKGILEEYEKEHYNMLNQKINYKWDFVIMQAKEQYKAGKERKKADRYALDCQERAYWLVNRTPPGMLDALEYGLDRVTDPNENKKKTIDVYRREIMYYQQAIMKSRVKSSVSLGGLVKYSEQFLSNDPILSGCLPSNPWITDDPEFWDLNAKLVEIPTRMRVERWAFNFSELIQDPKGRQNFQLFLKKEFSGENLSFWEACEDLKYGDQSKVKEKAEEIYKLFLAPGARRWINIDGTTMGITVKGLKHPHRYVLDAAQTHIYMLMKKLLPDKNG from the exons ATGACCGTCACACGGCTCGACCAGGGGCAACGCCACCGCCCGCGGATGGCCTTCCTGAAAAAG ATCGAAGCACTTATGATGGAGATGCAGAATCCAGACACAGGCATCAAGACACAGACGCAGAAGGTGATGATCACGAACATCCCCCATGCTGTGACAG GTAACGATATACTGCAGTGGATTCTCCAGCGCTTGCAGATCACTGAGGAAG AGGCACTCCACCTGGGAGACCTGTTTGTCAAATATGGATACATCTACCCTCTTCAGGAGCCCAAGAATCTCACCCTTAAGACAGATGGCAGCCTGTACAGGTTTCAA ACTCCCTATTTCTGGCCTGCACAGGGCTGGCCTGCTGATGACACAGACTATG CAATTTACTTGGCAAAGAAGAACATAAAGAGGAAAGGGATTTTAGAAGAATATGAAAAG gAACATTACAACATGCTCAATCAAAAAATAAACTACAAGTGGGATTTTGTTATTATGCAGGCCAAGGAGCAGTATAA ggcagggaaggaacGGAAGAAGGCAGACAGGTACGCCTTGGACTGCCAGGAGAGAGCCTACTGGCTTGTGAACAGAACACCT CCCGGCATGCTGGACGCCCTGGAGTACGGGTTAGACCGTGTAACGGATCCCAATGAAAATAAG aaaaaaacgATTGATGTTTACAGGAGAGAG ATCATGTACTATCAGCAGGCCATCATGAAGTCCAGAGTGAAATCCTCTGTCTCTCTCGGAGG GCTTGTGAAGTACTCTGAGCAGTTCCTCTCCAATGACCCTATCCTGTCTGGATGTCTCCCCAGCAACCCCTGGATAACAGATGACCCAGAGTTCTGGGATCTCAATGCAAAACT GGTGGAAATCCCCACCAGAATGCGTGTGGAGCGATGGGCCTTCAATTTCAGTGAGCTGATCCAGGACCCCAAAGGTCGGCAGAACTTCCAGCTCTTCCTGAAGAAGGAGTTCAGCG GAGAGAATCTGAGTTTCTGGGAAGCCTGTGAGGATCTCAAGTATGGAGATCAGTCCAAGgtcaaagaaaaagcagaagaaatttaCAA GCTCTTCCTGGCTCCAGGAGCAAGGCGCTGGATTAACATTGATGGCACAACAATGGGCATCACAGTCAAAGGCCTCAAACACCCTCATCGATATGTTTTAGATGCTGCTCAGACCCACATTTACATGCTGATGAAAAAG
- the RGS9 gene encoding regulator of G-protein signaling 9 isoform X4 codes for MTVTRLDQGQRHRPRMAFLKKIEALMMEMQNPDTGIKTQTQKVMITNIPHAVTGNDILQWILQRLQITEEEALHLGDLFVKYGYIYPLQEPKNLTLKTDGSLYRFQTPYFWPAQGWPADDTDYAIYLAKKNIKRKGILEEYEKEHYNMLNQKINYKWDFVIMQAKEQYKAGKERKKADRYALDCQERAYWLVNRTPPGMLDALEYGLDRVTDPNENKKKTIDVYRREIMYYQQAIMKSRVKSSVSLGGLVKYSEQFLSNDPILSGCLPSNPWITDDPEFWDLNAKLVEIPTRMRVERWAFNFSELIQDPKGRQNFQLFLKKEFSGENLSFWEACEDLKYGDQSKVKEKAEEIYKLFLAPGARRWINIDGTTMGITVKGLKHPHRYVLDAAQTHIYMLMKK; via the exons ATGACCGTCACACGGCTCGACCAGGGGCAACGCCACCGCCCGCGGATGGCCTTCCTGAAAAAG ATCGAAGCACTTATGATGGAGATGCAGAATCCAGACACAGGCATCAAGACACAGACGCAGAAGGTGATGATCACGAACATCCCCCATGCTGTGACAG GTAACGATATACTGCAGTGGATTCTCCAGCGCTTGCAGATCACTGAGGAAG AGGCACTCCACCTGGGAGACCTGTTTGTCAAATATGGATACATCTACCCTCTTCAGGAGCCCAAGAATCTCACCCTTAAGACAGATGGCAGCCTGTACAGGTTTCAA ACTCCCTATTTCTGGCCTGCACAGGGCTGGCCTGCTGATGACACAGACTATG CAATTTACTTGGCAAAGAAGAACATAAAGAGGAAAGGGATTTTAGAAGAATATGAAAAG gAACATTACAACATGCTCAATCAAAAAATAAACTACAAGTGGGATTTTGTTATTATGCAGGCCAAGGAGCAGTATAA ggcagggaaggaacGGAAGAAGGCAGACAGGTACGCCTTGGACTGCCAGGAGAGAGCCTACTGGCTTGTGAACAGAACACCT CCCGGCATGCTGGACGCCCTGGAGTACGGGTTAGACCGTGTAACGGATCCCAATGAAAATAAG aaaaaaacgATTGATGTTTACAGGAGAGAG ATCATGTACTATCAGCAGGCCATCATGAAGTCCAGAGTGAAATCCTCTGTCTCTCTCGGAGG GCTTGTGAAGTACTCTGAGCAGTTCCTCTCCAATGACCCTATCCTGTCTGGATGTCTCCCCAGCAACCCCTGGATAACAGATGACCCAGAGTTCTGGGATCTCAATGCAAAACT GGTGGAAATCCCCACCAGAATGCGTGTGGAGCGATGGGCCTTCAATTTCAGTGAGCTGATCCAGGACCCCAAAGGTCGGCAGAACTTCCAGCTCTTCCTGAAGAAGGAGTTCAGCG GAGAGAATCTGAGTTTCTGGGAAGCCTGTGAGGATCTCAAGTATGGAGATCAGTCCAAGgtcaaagaaaaagcagaagaaatttaCAA GCTCTTCCTGGCTCCAGGAGCAAGGCGCTGGATTAACATTGATGGCACAACAATGGGCATCACAGTCAAAGGCCTCAAACACCCTCATCGATATGTTTTAGATGCTGCTCAGACCCACATTTACATGCTGATGAAAAAG